The Stigmatopora argus isolate UIUO_Sarg chromosome 23, RoL_Sarg_1.0, whole genome shotgun sequence genome contains a region encoding:
- the LOC144069096 gene encoding uncharacterized protein LOC144069096 isoform X1 produces MCNRRGRGVAVVRVQKTRPHAAIFQNGGWAGGWARWTAELLRIDDFPKKDPTNFFQDNAARSSLNEDRLLGNIKNVAITAKKEQFVGKRFKATEMVEAVQIYKTKEVVCDVGPVFQRFKATKTVEAVQIYKTKEVVYDVHPNQR; encoded by the exons atgtgtaataggcgtggccgaggcgtggctgtggtcagagttcaaaagacccgcccccacgccgccatttttcaaaatggcggatgggccggaggctgggcgcgttggactgctgagctgctcagaattgacgatttcccgaagaaagacccgacaaacttcttccaggacaatgcagcgcgttcg tccctcaacgaggacagactgctgggaaacatcaagaatgtggccataacggccaaaaaggagcagtttgtcggcaaa aggtttaaagccacggagatggtggaagctgtccaaatctacaagaccaaagaagtcgtgtgtGACGTAGGAcctgtgtttcag aggtttaaagctaCGAAgacggtggaagctgtccaaatctacaagaccaaagaagtcgtgtatgac gtccacccaaatcaacgctaa
- the LOC144069096 gene encoding peptidyl-prolyl cis-trans isomerase FKBP3-like isoform X3 encodes MCNRRGRGVAVVRVQKTRPHAAIFQNGGWAGGWARWTAELLRIDDFPKKDPTNFFQDNAARSSLNEDRLLGNIKNVAITAKKEQFVGKRFKATKTVEAVQIYKTKEVVYDVHPNQR; translated from the exons atgtgtaataggcgtggccgaggcgtggctgtggtcagagttcaaaagacccgcccccacgccgccatttttcaaaatggcggatgggccggaggctgggcgcgttggactgctgagctgctcagaattgacgatttcccgaagaaagacccgacaaacttcttccaggacaatgcagcgcgttcg tccctcaacgaggacagactgctgggaaacatcaagaatgtggccataacggccaaaaaggagcagtttgtcggcaaa aggtttaaagctaCGAAgacggtggaagctgtccaaatctacaagaccaaagaagtcgtgtatgac gtccacccaaatcaacgctaa
- the LOC144069096 gene encoding peptidyl-prolyl cis-trans isomerase FKBP3-like isoform X2 — protein sequence MCNRRGRGVAVVRVQKTRPHAAIFQNGGWAGGWARWTAELLRIDDFPKKDPTNFFQDNAARSSLNEDRLLGNIKNVAITAKKEQFVGKRFKATEMVEAVQIYKTKEVVCDVHPNQR from the exons atgtgtaataggcgtggccgaggcgtggctgtggtcagagttcaaaagacccgcccccacgccgccatttttcaaaatggcggatgggccggaggctgggcgcgttggactgctgagctgctcagaattgacgatttcccgaagaaagacccgacaaacttcttccaggacaatgcagcgcgttcg tccctcaacgaggacagactgctgggaaacatcaagaatgtggccataacggccaaaaaggagcagtttgtcggcaaa aggtttaaagccacggagatggtggaagctgtccaaatctacaagaccaaagaagtcgtgtgtGAC gtccacccaaatcaacgctaa